From a region of the Deinococcus metallilatus genome:
- a CDS encoding antibiotic biosynthesis monooxygenase family protein: MYARVVMVMIRQGKTEGTVEIFQDALIPVLREQAGFRGARLLTDANSGKGLMITLWESEAQMRANEASGFFREQLARFAPVLSAPPSAEHYEVSVSV, from the coding sequence ATGTACGCCAGGGTAGTGATGGTCATGATTCGGCAAGGCAAGACGGAGGGCACCGTCGAGATTTTCCAGGACGCGCTGATCCCGGTCCTGCGGGAACAGGCGGGCTTTCGTGGGGCGCGGCTTCTCACCGACGCGAATTCAGGCAAGGGCCTGATGATCACCCTGTGGGAGAGCGAGGCGCAGATGCGGGCGAACGAGGCCAGCGGCTTCTTCCGTGAGCAGCTCGCGCGCTTCGCGCCGGTGCTCAGTGCGCCGCCCAGCGCCGAGCACTACGAGGTGAGCGTGTCGGTCTGA
- a CDS encoding glycerophosphodiester phosphodiesterase, with translation MSRPLLLGHRGSPRQHRENTLRSFQAALDGGLDGVEFDVRRLADGTLVVHHDERLFDGWRLADLTRGQLAPHPVPTLEEVLAWAADTGAYLNVELKYESWWPDDRAARTAKLLRRYGLLPSAVVSSFNPLVLAALRQAAPEVERGLLFDRAPDVMPHVAARLGVSALHPRWHLVTPALVETARTRGWRVNVWTVNDPEFARHLLQLGVDGLIGDDPGVLLTSREADVMLRAQKSI, from the coding sequence ATGTCCCGTCCCCTTCTGCTCGGCCACCGTGGCTCGCCCCGCCAGCACCGTGAAAATACCCTGCGGAGTTTTCAGGCCGCCCTGGACGGAGGCCTCGACGGGGTGGAGTTCGACGTGCGGCGCCTCGCGGACGGCACGCTGGTCGTGCATCACGACGAGAGGCTCTTCGACGGGTGGCGGCTGGCCGACCTGACGCGGGGGCAGTTGGCACCGCATCCCGTACCCACGCTGGAGGAGGTCCTGGCCTGGGCGGCGGACACCGGCGCTTACCTCAACGTGGAACTCAAGTACGAGTCGTGGTGGCCCGACGACCGGGCGGCACGCACGGCCAAGCTGCTGCGGCGCTATGGCCTGCTGCCCTCGGCGGTCGTGTCGAGCTTTAACCCGCTGGTGCTCGCGGCCCTGCGGCAGGCGGCGCCCGAAGTCGAGCGGGGCCTGCTGTTCGACCGCGCGCCGGACGTGATGCCGCACGTCGCCGCCCGGCTTGGCGTGAGCGCCCTTCACCCGCGCTGGCATCTGGTCACCCCCGCGCTGGTGGAGACGGCCAGAACGCGCGGCTGGCGCGTCAACGTCTGGACCGTGAACGACCCGGAGTTTGCCCGGCACCTGCTCCAGCTCGGCGTGGACGGGCTGATCGGAGACGATCCGGGGGTCTTGCTCACAAGCCGCGAAGCGGATGTTATGCTGCGGGCACAAAAATCAATCTGA
- a CDS encoding ATP-binding protein, protein MATTLFLFGSPRLQVDGHDEAWLPDRCSQLLTYLACRTGWVGREQLQYLFWPDHAPDMARGNLRQLLSRVRARSVPGLEVERERLRWRVETDLAAFLRAVSEHRWAEALTHASGPFLAGWEGTGTGEFAAWLEREREHLCQATRAARLGRAHELEEEGCHLEAADLLQPLLEGDEFDEAALRVQVAALLKAGGRERALRTCGTFVQRLRAELGLEPTAELAGLIRTLQSPEAAAPPAPAARLSGVGLPTSAASFIGRSLELAEIARLLARPDVRLLTLTGPGGIGKTRLAVEAARGLAPSFPDGVAFVSLAALSDPALVAPGIAEGLGLPLEDRADPLGQVVRFIGAGRRLLVLDNYEHLLGGVTVALKLVRGCPNLRLIVTSRERLGLEDEWLLPLSGLDHPQEAEVGEVEGRHFDAVQLFLDRARRVRPQFTPGGDLHRLFELCRLVEGSPLALELAAVWTRSLPLAEIVREIRENLDFLTSRNPDKAGRHRSLRAVFESSWGRLTPLGQETLRRLAVFRGGFRLEAARVVTGASPAVLAALVDASLLWLGPGDRYFRHALLHQYMREKLAGHPREQRETERRHAHYYLALLGERGDAILGPEGGAALAALDGERENIRAAWDHAAAAWPGDLRPAVVQAALYYDRRARFQEGFTAYGRAARTLRGDSPSQRAFLGDVLVRQGWFAMRLGQHGEARELAARGLALVPPGSVSAMHGHNALGTIAEHTGDYAEAGRHFREALRLAGEHVLPARQADLSTHLAAVEAAQGHYREAEAHLREALVLYRKIGYHVGLAFGLAQQGNLLLALGRPEEAGAAFRQGLTLAQDLGVHQRVPPFLQGLAEVAYARGAYEEARQLGEEELERGRKEGSRSTQIAALGLLGRVSAAQGKGAAAGLHLGQALHLAWSAGETPRVLELLTALAGWQLTRGEAREALPLLLLVECHPAAEERVKELARRLRRTLEGQLPPQALAQAQADPASLNSVVTEVLAGLDSA, encoded by the coding sequence GTGGCCACGACCCTGTTCCTGTTCGGCTCCCCACGTCTCCAGGTGGATGGGCACGACGAGGCGTGGCTGCCCGACCGGTGTTCTCAACTTCTCACCTATCTCGCCTGCCGCACCGGGTGGGTGGGCCGCGAGCAGCTCCAGTACCTCTTCTGGCCCGACCACGCCCCGGACATGGCCCGGGGCAACCTGCGCCAGTTGCTGAGCCGGGTGCGTGCCCGGAGCGTCCCGGGGCTGGAGGTGGAACGTGAGCGGCTGCGCTGGCGGGTGGAGACAGACCTGGCGGCCTTCCTCCGTGCCGTGTCGGAACACCGCTGGGCAGAGGCCCTCACGCACGCCAGCGGCCCATTCCTGGCAGGCTGGGAAGGGACTGGAACGGGCGAGTTTGCCGCCTGGCTGGAACGGGAACGCGAGCACCTGTGTCAGGCCACCCGCGCCGCCCGCTTGGGGCGGGCCCACGAGCTGGAAGAGGAGGGCTGCCATCTGGAGGCCGCCGACCTCCTCCAGCCCCTGCTGGAGGGAGATGAATTTGACGAGGCGGCGCTGCGGGTGCAGGTGGCCGCCCTCCTGAAGGCGGGTGGGCGCGAGCGGGCGCTGCGAACGTGCGGCACCTTTGTCCAGCGCCTGCGGGCCGAACTCGGCCTGGAGCCGACGGCCGAACTCGCCGGGCTGATCCGGACCCTGCAAAGCCCGGAGGCGGCCGCCCCGCCCGCGCCTGCCGCCCGCCTCTCCGGGGTGGGTCTGCCCACCAGCGCGGCCTCCTTCATCGGGCGCAGCCTCGAACTCGCCGAGATCGCGCGGCTCCTCGCCCGGCCGGATGTCCGCCTGCTCACCCTGACCGGTCCCGGGGGCATCGGCAAGACGCGCCTCGCCGTGGAAGCCGCCCGGGGCCTCGCCCCCAGCTTTCCGGACGGCGTGGCCTTCGTGTCCCTGGCGGCGCTGAGCGACCCGGCCCTGGTCGCGCCGGGCATCGCCGAGGGTCTGGGCCTTCCGCTGGAGGACCGGGCTGACCCGCTGGGCCAGGTCGTGCGCTTCATCGGCGCGGGTCGGCGGCTGCTGGTGCTCGACAATTATGAACACCTGCTGGGCGGGGTGACGGTCGCCCTCAAACTGGTGCGGGGATGCCCGAACCTGCGCCTGATCGTCACCTCGCGCGAACGCCTGGGGCTGGAGGACGAGTGGCTGCTGCCGCTCTCCGGCCTGGATCACCCGCAGGAGGCGGAGGTCGGCGAGGTGGAGGGCCGCCACTTCGACGCGGTGCAGCTCTTTCTTGACCGGGCGCGGCGGGTGAGGCCGCAGTTCACTCCGGGCGGGGACCTGCACCGCCTCTTCGAGCTCTGCCGTCTGGTGGAGGGTTCACCGCTGGCCCTCGAACTCGCCGCCGTGTGGACGCGGTCGCTGCCCCTCGCCGAGATTGTGCGGGAGATCAGGGAGAACCTGGATTTTCTGACCAGCCGGAACCCGGACAAGGCGGGGCGGCACCGCAGCCTGCGGGCGGTGTTCGAGTCCTCCTGGGGGCGGCTGACCCCGCTGGGGCAGGAGACGCTGCGCAGGCTCGCGGTGTTCCGGGGCGGCTTCCGGCTGGAGGCGGCACGGGTGGTCACCGGCGCTTCCCCGGCGGTCCTGGCCGCGCTGGTGGACGCCTCGCTGCTGTGGCTGGGGCCGGGGGACCGTTACTTCCGGCACGCCCTGCTGCACCAGTACATGCGGGAGAAGCTCGCCGGGCACCCCCGGGAGCAGCGGGAAACCGAGCGGCGGCACGCGCACTATTACCTCGCCCTGCTGGGAGAGCGGGGAGACGCGATCCTCGGCCCGGAGGGCGGGGCCGCGCTGGCCGCCCTGGACGGGGAACGGGAGAACATCCGGGCGGCCTGGGACCACGCGGCGGCGGCCTGGCCCGGGGACCTGCGCCCCGCCGTGGTCCAGGCCGCGCTGTACTACGACCGCCGGGCGCGCTTTCAGGAGGGATTCACCGCCTACGGGCGGGCCGCCCGCACACTGCGCGGGGACAGCCCCAGCCAGCGGGCGTTCCTGGGCGATGTGCTGGTTCGCCAGGGCTGGTTCGCCATGCGTCTGGGGCAGCACGGCGAGGCCCGGGAGCTCGCGGCCCGGGGCCTGGCGCTGGTGCCGCCGGGAAGTGTCTCGGCCATGCACGGGCACAATGCCCTGGGCACCATTGCCGAGCACACCGGCGACTATGCGGAGGCCGGGCGACACTTCCGGGAGGCCCTCCGGCTGGCCGGGGAACACGTCCTTCCGGCGCGGCAGGCCGACCTCTCGACCCACCTCGCGGCGGTGGAGGCGGCCCAGGGCCACTACCGGGAAGCCGAGGCACACCTGCGGGAAGCCCTGGTCCTCTACCGGAAGATCGGCTACCACGTCGGCCTGGCCTTCGGCCTGGCGCAGCAGGGCAACCTGCTGCTGGCCCTGGGCCGCCCCGAGGAGGCCGGGGCCGCGTTCAGGCAGGGTCTGACGCTCGCGCAAGACCTCGGCGTCCACCAGCGGGTGCCGCCCTTCCTCCAGGGCCTGGCCGAAGTCGCCTATGCTCGGGGGGCCTACGAGGAGGCCAGGCAACTGGGCGAGGAGGAACTGGAGCGCGGCCGGAAGGAGGGAAGCCGGAGCACCCAGATTGCCGCGCTGGGCCTGCTGGGCCGGGTGAGCGCGGCGCAGGGGAAGGGCGCCGCTGCGGGCTTGCACCTCGGCCAGGCCCTGCACCTCGCCTGGTCTGCCGGGGAGACGCCGAGGGTCCTCGAACTCCTGACCGCCCTCGCCGGGTGGCAGCTCACCCGGGGCGAGGCCCGGGAGGCGCTGCCCCTGCTCCTGCTGGTAGAGTGCCATCCCGCCGCCGAGGAGCGGGTCAAGGAACTCGCCCGGCGGCTGCGGCGGACTCTGGAAGGCCAGCTCCCGCCGCAGGCTCTCGCCCAGGCACAGGCTGACCCCGCGAGCCTGAATTCCGTGGTGACCGAGGTGCTGGCCGGGCTGGATTCCGCCTGA
- a CDS encoding IclR family transcriptional regulator, which translates to MLHTVEKAGQVLNLFTPERPEWGVSQVAAELDLPKSSAHALLSSLTQVGLLYRMMTGRYRLGFRILTLSQALLHNTPWREVAREEMERLRARFGETVHLGVLAGGEVVSVIRLGGTRADAAEVMPMGSVLPPHCSAHGKILLAERPWTFVEGVLERHGMSAYTPNTITAPDELASELARVRERGYAYDIEEVRSGLCCVSAPVRNHNGETIVAVGVAVPPGRFHQHKTRLREAVIEAGKHISERIGYNPEFAEAGRYWWASIDGRDELQPARQNRRDAPRRKPRQKAARPQPDPLK; encoded by the coding sequence ATGCTGCATACCGTCGAGAAGGCCGGTCAGGTTCTGAACCTGTTCACCCCCGAGCGTCCCGAGTGGGGCGTGAGTCAGGTCGCCGCCGAGCTGGACCTGCCCAAGTCGAGTGCCCACGCCCTGCTCAGCTCGCTGACCCAGGTGGGCCTGCTCTACCGCATGATGACGGGGCGTTACCGCCTGGGCTTCCGCATCCTCACCCTCAGCCAGGCGCTGCTGCACAACACGCCCTGGCGCGAGGTCGCCCGCGAGGAGATGGAACGGCTGCGCGCCCGCTTCGGGGAGACGGTGCATCTGGGCGTGCTGGCGGGGGGCGAAGTGGTCAGCGTGATCCGGCTCGGCGGCACCCGCGCCGACGCCGCCGAGGTGATGCCGATGGGCAGCGTGCTGCCGCCGCATTGCAGCGCCCACGGCAAGATTCTCCTGGCCGAACGGCCCTGGACCTTCGTGGAAGGCGTGCTGGAACGGCACGGGATGTCCGCCTACACGCCCAACACCATCACGGCCCCCGACGAACTGGCCTCCGAACTCGCCCGGGTGCGCGAGCGGGGCTATGCCTACGACATCGAGGAGGTGCGCTCCGGGCTGTGCTGCGTGTCGGCCCCGGTTCGCAACCACAACGGGGAAACCATCGTGGCGGTCGGTGTGGCGGTCCCGCCCGGCCGCTTCCACCAGCACAAGACGCGGCTGCGCGAAGCGGTGATCGAGGCGGGGAAGCACATCTCGGAACGCATCGGCTACAACCCCGAGTTTGCCGAGGCCGGGCGCTACTGGTGGGCCTCCATCGACGGCCGCGACGAACTGCAACCCGCCCGCCAGAACCGCCGGGACGCGCCGCGCCGCAAGCCGCGTCAGAAAGCCGCGCGGCCCCAGCCAGACCCTCTGAAGTGA
- a CDS encoding M23 family metallopeptidase, giving the protein MTALLFRLAARTGVWAASVLAVLGSVALTQGTLAGAGERYTPVVQSVPSPPRWFLGTDGQVHLVYELLLTNAFPVPVTVTSVEVLGTAPSRPLARFSGDRLSAAMSLLATGSVPTTTLPPSGVGAAWLDVPLPTPQALPGEVLHRVTVSVPPGLPVPTTITDTGGAARVDLRPPTVLGPPLLGSGWAAIGSCCDGPHRRAIQPINGRLHLSQRFAIDFNRLGEASRIVVGDPYLNVSYPTYAQPVLAVADATVLEAVDRYPDQVPNHPRPVGIEEADGNHVILDLGGGRFAFYAHLKPGSVGVRAGQTVRRGQMIAQVGNSGSSSGPHLHFQVMDRPSALAADGLPYVFDCYEISGRTPPLDVLLQSDPRTPVPVDPQTAGPQRASLPLGRDVLTFPPVPTPSRSCP; this is encoded by the coding sequence ATGACGGCTCTTCTCTTCCGACTCGCGGCCCGGACGGGTGTGTGGGCCGCCAGCGTGCTGGCCGTGCTCGGGTCTGTGGCCCTCACGCAAGGCACCCTGGCCGGGGCGGGCGAGCGCTACACGCCGGTGGTCCAGTCGGTGCCCTCACCGCCACGCTGGTTTCTGGGGACGGACGGCCAGGTGCACCTGGTGTACGAGCTGCTGCTGACCAACGCCTTTCCGGTGCCCGTCACGGTGACTTCGGTCGAGGTGCTGGGGACCGCGCCCAGCCGCCCGCTTGCCAGGTTCAGCGGCGACCGCCTGAGTGCGGCGATGTCGCTCCTGGCGACCGGCAGTGTGCCCACGACAACGCTTCCACCTTCTGGCGTGGGGGCGGCGTGGCTGGATGTGCCTCTGCCCACTCCGCAAGCGCTTCCCGGTGAGGTGCTGCACCGGGTCACGGTGAGCGTGCCACCCGGCCTGCCGGTGCCCACCACCATCACCGACACAGGCGGAGCCGCCAGGGTGGACCTCAGGCCGCCGACGGTACTCGGCCCGCCCCTGCTCGGTTCCGGCTGGGCCGCCATCGGGAGTTGTTGCGACGGTCCGCATCGCCGGGCCATCCAGCCCATCAACGGGCGCCTGCACCTCAGCCAGCGCTTCGCCATCGACTTCAACCGGCTTGGTGAAGCCTCGCGGATCGTGGTCGGTGACCCCTATCTCAACGTGAGCTATCCAACCTATGCCCAGCCGGTGCTGGCGGTCGCCGATGCCACCGTGCTTGAGGCGGTGGACCGGTACCCCGATCAGGTTCCCAATCACCCACGCCCGGTGGGGATCGAGGAGGCCGATGGCAACCACGTGATCCTCGACCTGGGCGGTGGGCGTTTCGCGTTCTACGCTCACCTCAAGCCCGGCAGTGTGGGCGTTCGCGCGGGTCAGACCGTGCGGCGGGGACAGATGATCGCCCAGGTGGGCAACTCGGGCAGCTCGAGCGGCCCCCACCTGCACTTTCAGGTGATGGACCGTCCCTCGGCGCTGGCCGCCGACGGCCTGCCGTATGTCTTCGACTGTTACGAGATCAGTGGGCGGACGCCGCCCCTGGACGTCCTGCTTCAGTCCGACCCGCGCACGCCGGTCCCGGTTGACCCGCAGACGGCCGGGCCGCAACGGGCGAGCCTGCCGCTTGGCCGCGATGTGCTCACCTTCCCCCCGGTTCCGACACCCTCAAGGAGTTGCCCATGA
- a CDS encoding response regulator transcription factor, translating to MERIRLLIADDHRLFRQGLKVLLASLPTVEVVAEAATGEEVLEKTGDTMPDVILMDLQMPGLNGIEATRAALSRWPHVGILVLTMFDNDESVFMAMRAGARGYIVKGADQTELLRAVEAVASGEALFSPSIAARVLRFFQTPQSALPVSAFPELTGRELDILKLIAGGLNNGEIAQRLALSSKTVRNYISNIFSKLQVADRAQAIVKAREAGLGGTDGGG from the coding sequence ATGGAACGCATCCGCCTCCTGATCGCGGATGACCACCGCCTCTTCCGTCAGGGGCTGAAGGTGTTGCTGGCCTCCCTGCCGACGGTGGAGGTCGTGGCCGAGGCCGCCACAGGGGAGGAGGTGCTGGAGAAGACCGGCGATACCATGCCGGACGTGATCCTGATGGACCTTCAGATGCCGGGCCTGAACGGCATCGAGGCGACCCGCGCCGCCTTGTCCCGTTGGCCGCATGTGGGCATTCTGGTGCTGACCATGTTCGACAACGACGAATCCGTGTTCATGGCGATGCGCGCGGGGGCGCGCGGGTACATCGTGAAGGGCGCGGATCAGACGGAATTGCTGCGCGCGGTGGAAGCGGTGGCGAGCGGGGAGGCGCTGTTCAGCCCCAGTATCGCGGCGCGGGTGCTGCGCTTTTTCCAGACGCCCCAGTCCGCCCTGCCGGTGAGCGCCTTCCCGGAACTGACGGGGCGCGAGCTGGACATCCTGAAGTTGATCGCGGGCGGGCTGAACAACGGGGAGATTGCGCAGCGGCTGGCCCTCAGTTCCAAAACGGTGCGCAATTACATCTCGAACATCTTCAGCAAATTGCAGGTGGCCGACCGGGCGCAGGCCATCGTGAAGGCCAGGGAGGCGGGCCTGGGGGGTACGGACGGCGGGGGGTGA
- a CDS encoding serine hydrolase, protein MNTKPVVALLALLAPLTLAQTSSAARAGTPAGQLALLTQATPDARVNAALGQLDALARQTLERTHIPGMAIAVVYKDQVVYLKGFGVREVGKEGSVDPDTVFQLASMSKPLASTVVARLVGEGVVGWDDPVVWHDPGFELSEPAATREVTLRDLFSHHSGLPEVAPDLLEDLGFGRDEILYRLRYLPLPKGFRGQYAYSNYGITEGAVAAAKAAGQSWEDLSAQKLYEPLGMTSTSSRLSDYLAAKDRASLHVLVGGKYVARYQRDPDPQSPAGGVSSTVRDLAQWLRLQLAGGKFNGRQLISTDALRETYVPEARRASPGNPATDRTGFYGLGWDIDYDSAGRVRIGHSGAFMLGASTTVTMVPSADLGIVVLTNAAPVGASEAVAQTFMDTALDGKPQRDWAALYQQAFEAMSAGVLASSDYSKPPQPVAPALPPSSYVGTYTSDFYGNVQIVERGGGLTLVIGPRQLQYPLTHYDRDVFTFAPTGESARTISGLTFQIGLDQKASSLNIESLDVAGQGTFTRVVGGAP, encoded by the coding sequence ATGAACACGAAACCCGTTGTCGCCCTGCTGGCCCTGCTGGCTCCGCTGACTCTGGCTCAGACCAGTTCCGCCGCGCGAGCGGGTACTCCTGCCGGTCAGCTCGCCCTGCTGACCCAGGCCACCCCCGATGCACGGGTCAATGCCGCCCTGGGTCAGCTCGACGCCCTGGCCCGGCAGACCCTGGAACGGACCCATATCCCCGGTATGGCCATCGCGGTCGTGTACAAGGACCAGGTGGTGTACCTGAAGGGCTTCGGGGTGCGCGAGGTCGGCAAAGAGGGTTCCGTGGACCCGGACACGGTGTTCCAGCTCGCCTCGATGTCCAAACCCCTGGCCTCGACGGTCGTGGCGCGGCTGGTGGGCGAGGGGGTGGTGGGCTGGGACGATCCGGTGGTGTGGCACGACCCTGGCTTCGAGCTTTCCGAACCGGCCGCCACGCGCGAGGTGACGCTGCGCGACCTGTTCTCGCACCACAGCGGCCTCCCCGAAGTCGCCCCCGACCTGCTGGAAGACCTGGGCTTTGGCCGCGACGAGATCCTGTACCGTCTGCGCTATCTGCCGCTCCCCAAGGGCTTCCGGGGCCAGTACGCCTACTCCAATTACGGCATCACCGAGGGCGCGGTGGCGGCGGCGAAGGCGGCCGGACAGTCCTGGGAGGACCTGTCCGCACAGAAGCTGTACGAACCCCTCGGGATGACCTCCACCAGTTCGCGGTTGTCCGATTACCTCGCCGCGAAGGACCGCGCCTCGCTGCATGTGCTGGTGGGCGGGAAGTATGTCGCCAGGTATCAGCGCGATCCCGATCCCCAGTCTCCCGCCGGGGGCGTGAGTTCGACCGTCCGTGACCTGGCCCAGTGGCTGCGGCTACAGTTGGCGGGCGGCAAATTCAATGGGCGGCAGCTCATTTCCACGGACGCCCTGCGCGAAACCTACGTGCCCGAGGCGCGGCGGGCGTCTCCGGGGAATCCCGCCACCGACCGAACAGGCTTCTACGGCCTGGGCTGGGACATCGACTACGACTCGGCGGGTCGCGTGCGGATCGGCCACTCGGGGGCCTTCATGCTGGGGGCGTCCACCACCGTCACGATGGTGCCGTCGGCGGACCTGGGCATCGTCGTCCTGACGAACGCCGCGCCCGTCGGCGCTTCGGAGGCCGTGGCCCAGACCTTCATGGACACCGCGCTGGATGGGAAGCCCCAGCGTGACTGGGCGGCTCTGTACCAGCAGGCGTTCGAGGCCATGTCCGCCGGTGTGCTGGCGAGCAGCGACTACAGCAAGCCCCCGCAGCCCGTCGCGCCCGCCCTGCCGCCCAGCAGCTACGTGGGCACCTACACCAGCGACTTCTACGGCAACGTGCAGATCGTGGAGCGTGGCGGTGGGCTGACCCTGGTCATCGGACCCAGGCAGCTCCAGTATCCGCTCACGCACTACGACCGTGACGTGTTCACCTTCGCGCCCACCGGGGAATCGGCCAGGACGATCAGCGGTCTCACCTTCCAGATCGGCCTGGATCAGAAGGCCTCCAGCCTGAACATCGAATCCCTGGACGTGGCGGGGCAGGGGACGTTCACGCGTGTGGTGGGCGGCGCACCATGA
- a CDS encoding diacylglycerol/lipid kinase family protein, translating into MKAGRPLEVIVNPLARRGTAYREALAVFRAAGWVPRVHDCREEDPEEVVTAAVRAGAGRVVVAGGDGTLAQAARPLLYSGTALGILPLGTGNTFARNMGVPRDVVQAARVIVSGSERRVDVGEVNGRVFLNSVTLGFSAQIAANLTPALKRRLGWLAYLPAAWPVARHPPSLRLTVTADGVPSRLHTPQLVIANARDVAADLLVPGADYQDGRLVLLALPAGSPLATLANLVRWKLGDTSRLRVQRVGEVGVMGVGEALHANVDGDLTWEVMLSVQTHRTALTVCVPPAPRS; encoded by the coding sequence GTGAAGGCAGGTCGCCCGCTCGAAGTGATCGTCAATCCACTCGCGCGGCGCGGGACCGCCTACCGGGAGGCCCTGGCCGTCTTTAGGGCGGCGGGCTGGGTTCCGCGTGTCCACGACTGCCGGGAAGAGGACCCCGAAGAGGTGGTGACGGCGGCGGTGCGGGCCGGGGCCGGGCGGGTCGTCGTGGCGGGGGGCGACGGGACGCTGGCGCAGGCCGCGCGGCCTCTCCTGTACAGCGGGACGGCGCTGGGCATCCTGCCCCTCGGGACCGGCAACACCTTTGCCCGCAATATGGGCGTGCCCCGCGACGTGGTGCAGGCCGCGCGGGTGATCGTCTCGGGGAGCGAGCGGCGCGTGGACGTGGGGGAGGTGAATGGCCGGGTGTTCCTGAATTCCGTCACGCTGGGCTTCTCGGCCCAGATCGCGGCCAACCTCACCCCGGCGCTCAAGCGCCGCCTGGGCTGGCTGGCGTACCTCCCGGCGGCCTGGCCGGTGGCCCGACACCCCCCGTCCCTGCGGCTCACCGTGACGGCCGACGGCGTCCCCTCCCGGCTGCACACGCCGCAACTGGTGATCGCCAACGCGCGTGACGTGGCGGCAGACCTGCTGGTGCCCGGCGCCGACTATCAGGACGGGCGGCTGGTGCTGCTCGCGCTTCCCGCCGGGTCCCCGCTCGCCACCCTGGCGAATCTCGTCCGCTGGAAGCTGGGCGACACGTCGCGGCTCCGGGTGCAGCGGGTGGGCGAGGTCGGGGTGATGGGCGTGGGCGAGGCGCTACATGCCAACGTGGACGGCGACCTGACCTGGGAAGTCATGCTGAGCGTGCAGACCCACCGCACAGCCCTCACGGTCTGCGTCCCGCCCGCTCCCCGGTCATGA